Below is a window of Brachyspira hampsonii DNA.
AGCATCTAAAAAATGGATAAAAACAATATTATCAACCGGAAGACCTACCTCTGCTGCTCATAAATTTTTAGCAGAACTTAATATTGACACAGAACTTATATCATTCAATGGTGCTATGATTACTGATAAATATTATAATATTGTATATCAGCAGAACCTTGATAGCAATATAGGAAAAGAACTTATCAATATTGACAAAAAATATAATATTTATCATCAAGGTTTTTTAGCTGATAGATGGAATGTAGGATTTTTTGATAAAAAATGTATAGATTTTTATGTATCAATAGCTAAAATAGATAATTATACTATAGGTTTTGATGATATCACTGATTTTGCTTTCAGTAAATTTATGTTTATAGGTGAAAACGCTATATTAAAAATAATAGCAGAAGAATTGTATATTATCTTATCTTCTAATAAGTATAATATAAAACCTGATAATGTAATGGCCTTCGGTGATAATAATAATGATTTGGAAATGCTTGAATTTGCCGGTATTTCTGTTGCTTTAGAAAATGCTGAAGATACAGTAAAATCAAAGGCTTTATATATCACTAAAAGCAATGAAGAAGATGGGGTAGGTATATTCATTAATAAAATGCTTAATTTAAATATGTAATTCTCATTTTTTTATAATAAAAACTTCTTTGACAAATTTGCTTTTTACTGATATAGTTTTTTGAGTTAGTTAGGAGTATAATTATGCAGATATTTCAAGAAAAATTATTAAAAGTTTTGGAAATGTATCAAAATGATTTTGATAATATAGTTGGCAGCTTTTTTGAAGATAAAGAGAAATATATTAATTTAATAAGTAAATATTCATGCGAAATGGAAGATAATGTTGATAAAAATTATTTATTAAGGGCAAGACTTTCATTTTCAATTATATATTATAA
It encodes the following:
- a CDS encoding Cof-type HAD-IIB family hydrolase translates to MRNIQLIASDLDGTLLNNNHQISEYNKNVIKEASKKWIKTILSTGRPTSAAHKFLAELNIDTELISFNGAMITDKYYNIVYQQNLDSNIGKELINIDKKYNIYHQGFLADRWNVGFFDKKCIDFYVSIAKIDNYTIGFDDITDFAFSKFMFIGENAILKIIAEELYIILSSNKYNIKPDNVMAFGDNNNDLEMLEFAGISVALENAEDTVKSKALYITKSNEEDGVGIFINKMLNLNM